The Humulus lupulus chromosome 4, drHumLupu1.1, whole genome shotgun sequence genome has a window encoding:
- the LOC133830365 gene encoding ubiquitin-conjugating enzyme E2-23 kDa-like: MSSPSKRREMDVMKLMMSDYTVETINDGLNEFNVEFHGPKDSLYEGGFWKIRVELPDAYPYKSPSIGFVNKIFHPNVDELSGSVCLDVINQSWSPMFDLLNVFEVFLPQLLLYPNPSDPLNGDAASLMMKDRKLYDQKVKEYCERYAKKEHITNMTPEEESDEEHTTDEESDPSDDDDDIAGHADP, translated from the exons ATGTCTTCTCCAAGTAAAAGGAGAGAGATGGATGTCATGAAGCT GATGATGAGTGATTACACTGTTGAGACAATAAATGATGGCCTCAACGAGTTCAATGTGGAATTCCATGGCCCAAAAGATA GCCTTTACGAAGGCGGGTTCTGGAAGATACGTGTTGAGCTTCCTGATGCTTATCCTTACAAATCTCCTTCTATTGGGTTTGTGAACAAGATTTTCCACCCAAATGTGGATGAGCT ATCTGGTTCTGTCTGCTTAGATGTAATTAACCAGTCATGGAGTCCAATGTTCG ATCTTCTAAATGTTTTTGAAGTTTTCCTTCCACAACTCCTACTTTACCCAAATCCTTCAGACCCGCTTAATGGTGATGCTGCATCATTGATGATGAAGGATCGAAAGCTATATGACCAGAAAGTAAAAG AGTACTGCGAGCGATATGCGAAAAAGGAGCATATCACCAACATGACACCTGAAGAGGAGAGTGATGAGGAGCACACTACTGATGAAGAAAGTGATCcaagtgatgatgatgatgatattgCTGGGCATGCAGACCCATAA